Proteins encoded by one window of Musa acuminata AAA Group cultivar baxijiao chromosome BXJ2-9, Cavendish_Baxijiao_AAA, whole genome shotgun sequence:
- the LOC135623579 gene encoding uncharacterized protein LOC135623579, whose translation MRFRPLHSSVAAAAACKPHPKARLLHRLNPISSMAADPPPPQLESEEDPDERFCAALDRCSFSDPPPLSPTEPIGRPLSGEIRVDRAWAHWNRLGAPKLVVAPMVDNSELPFRMLCRKYGAEAAYTPMLHSRIFSETEKYRSMEFTTCKEDRPLFVQFCANDPDVLLEAAKMVEPYCDYVDINLGCPQRIARRGNYGAFLMDNLPLIKALVQKLSQNLQVPVSCKIRIFPNLQDTIVYARMLEEAGCALLAVHGRTRDEKDGKKFRADWNAIKAVKDAIGIPVLANGNIRHMEDVYNCLDHTGADGVLSAESLLENPALFAGFRTMEPKENNADEIKDNGGLDQADLVVEYLKFCEQYPVPWRMIRSHVHKMLGDWFRIHPQVREELNAQSKLTFEWLHDMVTRLKELGGGIPLYTEEANTAARAATCNS comes from the exons ATGAGGTTTCGGCCTTTGCACTcttccgtcgccgccgccgccgcctgcaaACCTCACCCCAAGGCCCGCCTTCTCCACCGCCTAAACCCTATATCGTCCATGGCCGCCGATCCCCCGCCGCCGCAACTCGAGTCCGAGGAGGACCCTGACGAGCGCTTCTGCGCTGCCCTCGACCGCTGCTCCTTCTCCGACCCGCCCCCGCTGTCGCCGACGGAGCCCATCGGCCGCCCGCTGAGCGGAGAGATCCGGGTCGACCGGGCCTGGGCCCACTGGAATCGGCTGGGCGCTCCCAAGCTCGTAGTCGCGCCCATGGTGGACAACTCCGAGCTGCCGTTCCGGATGCTCTGCAGGAAGTACGGCGCCGAGGCAGCCTACACGCCGATGCTCCACTCGAGGATCTTCTCCGAGACTGAGAAGTACCGGAGCATGGAATTCACCACCTGCAAG GAGGATCGCCCACTCTTTGTGCAATTCTGTGCGAATGATCCTGATGTTCTTCTGGAAGCAGCAAAAATGGTCGAGCCTTATTGTGATTATGTGGACATAAACCTCGG ATGTCCACAGCGGATTGCCAGGCGAGGGAACTATGGAGCTTTCCTCATGGATAACCTCCCTCTCATAAAAGCACTTGTCCAGAAGCTGTCACAAAATCTTCAAGTTCCAGTTTCATGTAAGATTAGAATATTCCCAAACCTACAAGACACCATAGTATATGCCAGGATGCTTGAAGAGGCTGGTTGTGCTCTCCTAGCTGTTCATGGCCGGACTAGAGATGAGAAGGATGGGAAGAAATTCCGAGCTGATTGGAATGCCATCAAGGCTGTGAAAGATGCCATTGGGATACCTGTGCTCGCCAATGGAAACATACGTCACATGGAAGATGTTTACAACTGTTTGGACCACACAGGTGCTGATGGGGTTCTATCAGCTGAGTCTCTTCTCGAAAATCCAGCTTTATTTGCTGGATTCAGGACAATGGAACCAAAAGAAAATAACGCAGATGAGATTAAGGACAATGGGGGATTGGACCAGGCAGATCTGGTAGTGGAGTATTTGAAGTTCTGTGAACAGTATCCAGTGCCATGGCGAATGATTCGCTCCCATGTCCACAAGATGTTAGGGGATTGGTTCAGGATACATCCTCAAGTAAGAGAGGAACTTAATGCTCAGTCAAAACTGACCTTTGAGTGGCTCCATGATATGGTGACGAGACTCAAAGAACTTGGTGGAGGAATCCCACTTTACACAGAGGAGGCTAATACTGCCGCGAGAGCTGCGACATGCAATTCTTGA
- the LOC135623580 gene encoding PHAF1 protein At3g51130-like: MQQLQHHQRSTGGPNAAGPAPGPPRRRCEGTAMGAITLDLRPGFGIGPFNLGMPLHEAFAQVEHQPNIYDVVHVKYLDEEPLKLDIVISFPDHGFHLRFDPWSQRLRLIEVYDVKRLQTRYANSLIGGPSTLATFVAVYALFGPTYPGTYDQDRGIYTLFYPGLSFAFPIPSQYTYCCQNGEVSAELPLEFPDGTTPVACRVSVYDGSSDSKVGVGSLLDKASVPPLPAGSLYMEEVHAKLGEELWFTVGGQHIPFGASPQDVWTELGRPCGIHQKQVDQMVIHSASDPRPRTTLCGDYFYNYFSRGLDILFDGQTHKIKKFVLHTNFPGHSDFNTYMKCNFVIYDSDDKGTIQPGNTSKNCITPNTKWEQVKEILGDGGRAAIQTQGSMTNPFGSTFVYGYQNVAFEVMKNGYIATVTLFQS; encoded by the exons CTCGACCTCCGCCCCGGCTTCGGCATCGGCCCGTTCAACCTTG GTATGCCATTACATGAAGCATTTGCTCAAGTTGAGCATCAACCCAACATATATGATGTGGTCCATGTGAAGTATCTTGATGAG GAGCCTCTAAAGTTGGACATTGTTATTAGTTTTCCGGATCATGGTTTTCATCTGCGTTTTGATCCTTGGTCACAG AGGTTGCGTCTCATTGAGGTTTATGATGTCAAACGGTTACAGACGCGTTATGCAAATTCTCTAATTGG TGGTCCTTCAACATTAGCCACCTTTGTAGCAGTCTATGCACTTTTTGGACCCACGTATCCTGGAACTTATGACCAAGATAGAGGAATTTATACATTATTTTATCCG GGGTTGTCTTTTGCTTTTCCCATTCCAAGCCAATATACATATTGCTGCCAAAATGGAGAAG TCTCAGCAGAGTTGCCTCTTGAGTTTCCTGATGGAACAACTCCAGTTGCATGCCGTGTCTCTGTGTATGATGGTTCTTCAGATAGTAAAGTTGGTGTGGGATCACTTCTTGACAAAGCTTCAGTTCCTCCGCTGCCTGCTGGCAGTCTATACATGGAAGAGGTGCATGCTAAG CTAGGAGAAGAATTATGGTTCACTGTTGGAGGTCAGCACATTCCTTTTGGTGCATCACCTCAG GATGTTTGGACAGAGTTAGGTCGTCCTTGTGGAATCCACCAAAAGCAG GTTGATCAAATGGTTATCCACTCTGCTTCAGATCCCCGTCCTCGGACAACTCTTTGTGGagattacttttataattatttcTCTCGTGGTCTGGACATTTTATTTGATGGACAG ACACATAAAATCAAGAAGTTCGTGTTACACACAAATTTTCCAGGGCATTCAGACTTCAATacatatatgaaatgcaactttgttATCTATGACTCTGATG ATAAAGGAACAATTCAACCTGGTAATACTTCTAAAAATTGCATCACGCCAAACACAAAATGGGAACAAGTAAAG GAGATTCTTGGGGATGGTGGTCGTGCTGCAATTCAAACACAAGGTTCAATGACCAATCCATTTGGATCAACTTTTGTCTATGGATACCAAAATGTGGCATTCGAG GTTATGAAGAATGGTTATATAGCTACTGTTACTCTGTTCCAATCTTAA